A single genomic interval of Helianthus annuus cultivar XRQ/B chromosome 6, HanXRQr2.0-SUNRISE, whole genome shotgun sequence harbors:
- the LOC110865624 gene encoding methyl-CpG-binding domain-containing protein 11 isoform X1: MASLSSNDEVVSLELPAPEGWKKTFLPKKAGTPKKNEIVFTAPTGEEITTRKQLDQYLKAHPGGPKISEFDWGTGETPRRSSRIIEKVKQAPPPVETEPVKKKPRRSSASKKDKKDKEPEEDETPEKVKEKEKDIEMQEAEKPDDDKQKEDETPEKEKDVEMQEAEKPDDDKQKEEASEKTTTEDSEKQDKDTNVPLEGEEKDENALKETEGKAEKDETPVEGVCEIPNMPPPEEEAKPVNEVANVNEANENNKGETPVEETKPVNEVADVNEANEYNKGETPVEETKPVNEVADVNEANENNKGEVPAAQDQYKSENDGANVTAETDIGIFTTTAAAAAPDAEGQRGHLTDEDKEREANKNEGGEAAFENGCRVESQPW; the protein is encoded by the exons ATGGCGAGTTTGAGTTCAAATGATGAAGTTGTTTCGTTGGAGCTTCCTGCACCTGAAGGATGGAAGAAGACG TTCTTGCCAAAGAAAGCAGGGACACCAAAGAAAAACGAGATTGTGTTCACTGCGCCAACTGGTGAAGAGATCACCACAAGGAAGCAGCTGGATCAATACCTAAAAGCACACCCTGGCGGGCCCAAAATCTCAGAATTCGACTGGGGAACCGGCGAAACACCGAGGAGGTCTTCAAGAATCATTGAGAAAGTCAAGCAAGCTCCACCACCGGTTGAAACCGAACCAGTCAAGAAAAAACCTAGACGGTCTTCTGCTTCAAAGAAGGACAAAAAAGACAAAGAACCCGAAGAAGATGAAACCCCAGAGAAAgtgaaagagaaagagaaagataTTGAAATGCAGGAAGCAGAAAAACCTGATGATGACAAACAAAAAGAAGATGAAACCCCAGAGAAAGAGAAAGATGTTGAAATGCAGGAAGCAGAAAAACCTGATGATGACAAACAAAAAGAAGAGGCTTCGGAAAAAACTACAACGGAAGACAGCGAGAAGCAAGACAAGGACACAAATGTCCCTCTGGAAGGTGAAGAAAAGGACGAAAATGCCCTCAAGGAAACTGAAGGAAAAGCCGAGAAAGATGAAACTCCTGTTGAAGGCGTGTGTGAAATTCCAAATATGCCCCCACCAGAGGAGGAAGCTAAGCCTGTGAATGAGGTTGCTAATGTCAATGAAGCCAATGAGAACAACAAAGGAGAAACCCCAGTGGAAGAAACTAAGCCTGTGAATGAGGTTGCTGATGTCAATGAAGCCAATGAGTACAACAAAGGAGAAACCCCAGTGGAAGAAACTAAGCCTGTCAATGAGGTTGCTGATGTCAATGAAGCTAACGAGAACAACAAAGGAGAAGTTCCGGCTGCACAAGATCAATACAAGAGCGAGAATGATGGTGCCAATGTTACTGCAGAGACTGATATCGGTATTTTCACCACcactgctgctgctgctgctcctGATGCGGAAGGGCAAAGGGGTCATCTGACTGATGAGGATAAAGAGAGAGAAGCGAACAAGAATGAAGGAGGGGAAGCGGCGTTCGAGAATGGCTGTCGTGTGGAGTCCCAACCATGGTAA
- the LOC110865624 gene encoding methyl-CpG-binding domain-containing protein 11 isoform X2, protein MTRVEFLPKKAGTPKKNEIVFTAPTGEEITTRKQLDQYLKAHPGGPKISEFDWGTGETPRRSSRIIEKVKQAPPPVETEPVKKKPRRSSASKKDKKDKEPEEDETPEKVKEKEKDIEMQEAEKPDDDKQKEDETPEKEKDVEMQEAEKPDDDKQKEEASEKTTTEDSEKQDKDTNVPLEGEEKDENALKETEGKAEKDETPVEGVCEIPNMPPPEEEAKPVNEVANVNEANENNKGETPVEETKPVNEVADVNEANEYNKGETPVEETKPVNEVADVNEANENNKGEVPAAQDQYKSENDGANVTAETDIGIFTTTAAAAAPDAEGQRGHLTDEDKEREANKNEGGEAAFENGCRVESQPW, encoded by the exons ATGACACGAGTCGAG TTCTTGCCAAAGAAAGCAGGGACACCAAAGAAAAACGAGATTGTGTTCACTGCGCCAACTGGTGAAGAGATCACCACAAGGAAGCAGCTGGATCAATACCTAAAAGCACACCCTGGCGGGCCCAAAATCTCAGAATTCGACTGGGGAACCGGCGAAACACCGAGGAGGTCTTCAAGAATCATTGAGAAAGTCAAGCAAGCTCCACCACCGGTTGAAACCGAACCAGTCAAGAAAAAACCTAGACGGTCTTCTGCTTCAAAGAAGGACAAAAAAGACAAAGAACCCGAAGAAGATGAAACCCCAGAGAAAgtgaaagagaaagagaaagataTTGAAATGCAGGAAGCAGAAAAACCTGATGATGACAAACAAAAAGAAGATGAAACCCCAGAGAAAGAGAAAGATGTTGAAATGCAGGAAGCAGAAAAACCTGATGATGACAAACAAAAAGAAGAGGCTTCGGAAAAAACTACAACGGAAGACAGCGAGAAGCAAGACAAGGACACAAATGTCCCTCTGGAAGGTGAAGAAAAGGACGAAAATGCCCTCAAGGAAACTGAAGGAAAAGCCGAGAAAGATGAAACTCCTGTTGAAGGCGTGTGTGAAATTCCAAATATGCCCCCACCAGAGGAGGAAGCTAAGCCTGTGAATGAGGTTGCTAATGTCAATGAAGCCAATGAGAACAACAAAGGAGAAACCCCAGTGGAAGAAACTAAGCCTGTGAATGAGGTTGCTGATGTCAATGAAGCCAATGAGTACAACAAAGGAGAAACCCCAGTGGAAGAAACTAAGCCTGTCAATGAGGTTGCTGATGTCAATGAAGCTAACGAGAACAACAAAGGAGAAGTTCCGGCTGCACAAGATCAATACAAGAGCGAGAATGATGGTGCCAATGTTACTGCAGAGACTGATATCGGTATTTTCACCACcactgctgctgctgctgctcctGATGCGGAAGGGCAAAGGGGTCATCTGACTGATGAGGATAAAGAGAGAGAAGCGAACAAGAATGAAGGAGGGGAAGCGGCGTTCGAGAATGGCTGTCGTGTGGAGTCCCAACCATGGTAA